The following are from one region of the Poecilia reticulata strain Guanapo linkage group LG7, Guppy_female_1.0+MT, whole genome shotgun sequence genome:
- the ddx23 gene encoding putative ATP-dependent RNA helicase DDX23, whose amino-acid sequence MAADTDRKDAESSGNKDRDRKRSRSRDRDRRGSPSRKRHRSRERNRSKSPDRDRRMKDKDREKDRDRDKDRDRSRKDRDSHRRDKDRSKRSRSLSPKSRDSKLKKEKDIKTEEEEDDKKKKEKVQPLSLEELLAKKKAEEEAEAKPKFLSRAEREAEAIKRREQQVEERKKLLDEERKKRRMFQDIGRKMLEDPQERERRERRERMERENNGNDEDDGRQKLREEKDKSKELHAIKERYLGGIKKRRRTRHLNDRKFVFEWDASEDTSVDYNPIYKEKHQVQLYGRGFIAGIDLKQQKREQSRFYGDLMEKRRTLEEKEQEETRLKKVRKKEAKQRWDDRHWSQKKLDEMTDRDWRIFREDYSITTKGGKIPNPIRNWKEYSLPAHILEVIDKCGYKDPTPIQRQAIPIGLQNRDIIGVAETGSGKTAAFLIPLLVWITTLPKIDRIEDSDQGPYAVILAPTRELAQQIEEETIKFGKPLGIRTVAVIGGISREDQGFRLRMGCEIVIATPGRLIDVLENRYLVLGRCTYVVLDEADRMIDMGFEPDVQKILEYIPVTNQKPDTDEAEDPEKMMMNFESGKHKYRQTVMFTATMPPAVERLARSYLRRPAVVYIGSAGKPHERVEQKVLLMSEGEKRKKLLEVLAHGFEPPIIIFVNQKKGCDVLAKSLEKMGYNACTLHGGKGQEQREFALSNLKAGAKDILVATDVAGRGIDIQDVSMVINYDMAKNIEDYIHRIGRTGRAGKSGVAMTFLTKEDSAVFYDLKQAILESPVSTCPPELTNHPDAQHKPGTILTKKRREETIFA is encoded by the exons ATGGCCGCTGACACAGATAGGAAGGATGCCGAATCATCAGGGAACAAAGACCGGGACAGGAAGCGCAGCCGTTCACGCGATCGGGATCGCAGAGGATCACCTTCACGTAAACGGCATCGTTCCCGTGAACGAAACCGCTCCAAATCTCCAGACAG GGATCGTCGCATGAAAGATAAGGACAGAGAAAAGGATCGGGACAGAGACAAAGACAGAGACAGGAGCCGCAAAGACAGAGACAGCCATCGGCGCGATAAAGATCGCAGCAAGAGATCAAG AAGCCTGTCACCAAAGTCAAGGGACAGCAAGTTAAAGAAGGAGAAGGAtataaaaacagaggaagaagaagatgacaaaaagaagaaggagaag GTCCAGCCCCTCTCTTTGGAGGAGCTTCTGGCCAAGAAAAAAGCAGAGGAGGAAGCCGAGGCAAAA CCAAAGTTTCTGTCTCGAGCAGAGCGAGAAGCTGAGGCTATAAAGCGCAGAGAGCAGCAAgtggaagaaaggaaaaagctGTTGGacgaggaaagaaagaaaagacgaATGTTCCAGGACATTGGGAGAAAAATGCTGg AGGATCCCCAAGAAAGGGAGAGAAGGGAGCGCAGAGAGCGAATGGAGCGAGAGAACAATGGgaatgatgaagatgatgggaGACAAAAACTCAGAGAGgagaaagacaaaagcaaagaGCTCCATGCCATCAAG GAACGATATCTGGGTGGAATCAAAAAACGCCGGAGAACTCGCCACCTGAATGACAGGAAGTTTGTATTCGAGTGGGATGCTTCTGAAGACACTTCAGTCGACTACAACCCGAT CTACAAAGAGAAGCATCAGGTGCAGCTTTACGGGCGCGGATTTATCGCTGGCATCGACCtaaagcagcagaaaagagAGCAGTCACGTTTCTACGGCGACCTGATGGAGAAGAGGCGTACGCTGGAAGAGAAGGAGCAGGAAGA GACACGACTGAAGAAGGTGCGAAAGAAGGAAGCCAAGCAGCGCTGGGACGACCGGCACTGGTCCCAGAAGAAGCTGGATGAGATGACGGACAGAGACTGGCGAATCTTCAGGGAGGATTACAGCATCACCACCAAGGGAGGGAAGATCCCCAACCCCATCAGGAATTGGAAGGAGTATTCGCTGCCCGCTCACATCCTGGAAGTCATTGACAAATGCGGCTACAAG GACCCAACACCCATTCAAAGGCAAGCCATTCCTATTGGCTTGCAGAACCGTGACATCATCGGCGTGGCTGAGACGGGTAGCGGTAAAACAGCTGCTTTCCTCATTCCTCTGCTGGTCTGGATTACCACCCTGCCGAAGATCGACAG GATCGAAGACTCCGATCAGGGGCCTTACGCTGTGATTTTGGCTCCGACTCGTGAGCTGGCTCAGCAGATTGAAGAAGAAACCATCAAGTTCGGTAAACCGCTCGGCATCCGTACGGTGGCGGTGATCGGAGGAATCTCCAGAGAAGACCAGGGCTTCCGACTCAGGATGGGCTGCGAG ATCGTCATAGCAACGCCCGGTCGTCTCATAGACGTGCTGGAGAACCGCTACCTGGTGCTCGGCCGCTGCACCTACGTCGTCCTGGATGAAGCCGACCGTATGATCGACATGGGCTTCGAACCGGACGTCCAGAAGATTCTGGAGTACATCCCGGTGACCAATCAGAAACCGGACACAGACGAAGCCGAGGACCCggagaagatgatgatgaactTCGAGTCGGGGAAACATAAATACAGACAA ACCGTCATGTTCACCGCCACCATGCCTCCCGCTGTGGAGAGGCTGGCGAGGAGCTACCTGAGGCGCCCCGCGGTGGTGTACATCGGATCTGCAGGAAAACCCCACGAGAGAGTGGAGCAGAAGGTCCTGCTCATGTCGGAGGGAGAGAAGAG GAAGAAGCTGCTGGAGGTCCTGGCGCATGGCTTCGAGCCGCCCATCATCATCTTCGTCAACCAGAAGAAGGGCTGCGATGTGCTGGCCAAGTCCCTGGAGAAGATGGGG TACAATGCTTGCACGCTCCACGGTGGCAAAGGTCAGGAGCAGAGAGAGTTTGCACTTTCCAACCTCAAGGCTGGAGCCAAAGACATCCTGGTGGCCACCGATGTTGCTGGTCGAGGAATTGACATCCAGGACGTCTCCATGGTCATCAACTACGACATGGCAAAGAACATTGAAG ACTACATCCATCGTATCGGTCGTACTGGTCGTGCTGGTAAGAGTGGTGTGGCCATGACGTTCCTGACCAAGGAGGACTCTGCGGTGTTCTACGACCTGAAGCAGGCCATCCTGGAGAGCCCGGTGTCCACTTGCCCTCCGGAGCTCACTAACCACCCAGACGCCCAACACAAACCTGGGACGATCCTGACCAAGAAGAGGCGCGAGGAGACCATCTTCGCCTGA